A single region of the Chroococcidiopsis sp. TS-821 genome encodes:
- a CDS encoding helix-turn-helix domain-containing protein: protein MDMEREPTFECRGLPKHKLNQAIAYINEHLDENLSLEAIATHLGMSQYYFCRLFRESIGVSPYKYLMQQRMERAKQLLEQKQTLIIDIALQCGYSDQSTFATAFRRAVGMSPRTYQQQF, encoded by the coding sequence ATGGACATGGAGCGAGAACCAACCTTTGAATGTAGAGGATTACCGAAACACAAACTGAATCAAGCGATCGCTTATATCAATGAACACTTAGATGAGAATTTGTCGTTAGAGGCAATTGCTACTCATCTCGGCATGAGCCAATACTACTTCTGCCGCCTATTTAGAGAATCCATTGGAGTCTCTCCTTACAAGTATTTGATGCAGCAACGGATGGAGCGAGCAAAGCAGCTATTAGAACAGAAGCAAACACTCATCATCGACATTGCTCTTCAGTGCGGCTACTCGGATCAAAGCACATTTGCAACCGCTTTTCGGAGAGCAGTAGGAATGTCTCCCAGAACCTATCAACAACAATTCTGA
- a CDS encoding TetR family transcriptional regulator C-terminal domain-containing protein: MRRRDENWRRWFEATVEQYGKTPFERLLAMFDALKDWFEQPNFRGCAFINATVELVNSDHPGYQVALEHKQALYQYILRLTQAAAIKNAESLARQLLLLIEGAIVLALMEKRSDAAGQARAAALALLTAQSHQYRTSGSTKRR; the protein is encoded by the coding sequence CTGCGGCGGCGGGATGAGAACTGGCGACGTTGGTTTGAAGCAACGGTTGAACAGTACGGGAAGACTCCGTTTGAACGCCTACTCGCTATGTTTGATGCGTTGAAAGACTGGTTTGAGCAGCCCAATTTTCGAGGGTGTGCATTCATCAATGCAACAGTTGAACTTGTGAATTCAGATCATCCGGGTTATCAAGTGGCCCTGGAACACAAGCAAGCACTTTACCAATACATCCTCAGACTGACACAAGCGGCAGCAATAAAAAACGCAGAATCTTTAGCCCGTCAACTATTGCTGTTGATTGAAGGGGCAATTGTGCTTGCCTTAATGGAAAAGCGTTCAGATGCGGCAGGGCAAGCTCGTGCGGCTGCTTTAGCTTTATTAACCGCACAAAGCCACCAATACCGGACTTCAGGTTCAACCAAACGACGCTAG
- a CDS encoding TetR/AcrR family transcriptional regulator, with protein MKSTSPKKSARDRILDAALKLFYQKGIQHVGVDEIVAHSGVAKMSLYNHFHSKD; from the coding sequence ATGAAATCAACTTCTCCTAAAAAATCTGCTCGCGATCGCATTCTAGATGCTGCCTTGAAATTGTTCTATCAGAAGGGCATTCAGCACGTTGGGGTCGATGAGATCGTGGCTCATTCGGGTGTTGCCAAAATGTCGCTTTATAATCACTTCCACTCCAAAGATTAA
- a CDS encoding FAD binding domain-containing protein, translating into MNSKEKYAIVIGGSLGGLFTGIMLRSIGWQVDVYERSPHALDSRGGGIVLQPDVIEAFQRAGIPVDSLGVIAQERYYLNRDGSIKLAMPMRQTLTSWNMLYGSMRRHFPVEHYHTGKRLTDIQQTNEEVTAIFTDRTSVTAALLVGADGPGSTVRQLLLPTYHYHYAGYVGYRGLVDEADLDPATAALFTERFIFFQFPNSHILQYLVPGENESLVPGERRFNWVWYVNYDETTELPQILTDKEGRRRDYSVPPGFLAPTVEREMRSYADAVLAPPFQKLVAATKEPFVQAILDLGVPQMSFGRVALVGDAAFISRPHTAASTSKASANAIALADALLEQNHQVPEALNAWEPDQLRLGMHLWKTGQDLGERSQFMHGTKRFSGTTTAMGQV; encoded by the coding sequence ATGAACTCTAAAGAAAAATATGCCATTGTCATTGGTGGATCATTGGGTGGTTTATTCACTGGAATCATGTTGCGATCGATCGGGTGGCAGGTCGATGTCTATGAGCGATCGCCCCATGCTCTTGATAGTCGCGGTGGTGGCATTGTCCTGCAACCCGATGTCATTGAAGCGTTTCAACGGGCAGGGATTCCAGTTGATTCATTGGGTGTCATTGCACAGGAACGCTATTACCTCAACCGCGATGGCAGCATTAAACTAGCAATGCCCATGCGTCAAACTTTAACATCCTGGAATATGCTCTATGGCTCCATGCGGCGGCATTTTCCAGTCGAACACTACCATACTGGAAAGCGACTAACAGATATTCAGCAAACCAATGAAGAGGTTACTGCAATATTTACAGATAGAACCTCTGTCACTGCTGCATTGCTGGTGGGTGCAGATGGTCCTGGTTCAACGGTGCGTCAACTGCTTTTGCCCACTTATCATTATCACTATGCAGGATACGTCGGTTATCGAGGATTAGTGGATGAAGCAGATCTTGATCCAGCGACAGCCGCTCTCTTTACAGAACGATTCATCTTCTTCCAATTTCCCAATTCCCACATTCTGCAATACCTGGTTCCCGGTGAGAATGAATCGCTTGTGCCCGGAGAACGTCGCTTTAACTGGGTTTGGTATGTCAACTATGACGAAACGACAGAACTGCCCCAAATTCTGACTGACAAAGAGGGAAGACGGCGAGATTATTCAGTTCCTCCAGGGTTTTTAGCTCCCACTGTTGAGCGAGAGATGAGATCTTATGCGGATGCGGTACTGGCTCCCCCCTTTCAAAAGCTAGTTGCTGCTACAAAAGAACCCTTTGTGCAGGCAATTTTAGACTTAGGAGTACCGCAAATGAGCTTTGGACGAGTCGCCCTGGTTGGGGATGCTGCCTTCATTTCTCGTCCTCATACGGCTGCCAGCACCTCGAAAGCATCGGCTAATGCGATCGCCCTTGCCGACGCTCTCCTAGAACAGAACCATCAGGTTCCTGAGGCGCTAAATGCTTGGGAACCCGATCAGCTTAGATTGGGAATGCATTTGTGGAAAACTGGTCAGGATCTCGGCGAACGTTCCCAGTTTATGCATGGCACAAAGCGCTTTAGTGGGACTACGACGGCTATGGGACAAGTCTGA
- a CDS encoding FAD-dependent oxidoreductase, whose product MTKLDYLDSAEHQNKPQNQVRLYGQPNLAEAYEIRDFLNRSVVEFDWVELTSDEDCHRELGFAALNDLRLPVVEFPDGTRLFAPTIRDIAQRLGWVAQPKFKEYDLSIYGAGPAGLSAAVYAASEGLRTVLIERQAVGGQAGTSSLIENYMGFPEGIRGAELAERARQQAVKFGVELLLLREGIKAEFRNNRIYVDMADGSKMIARTNICATGVEYRRLNLPNEDRFLNRGLFYGAGVSEASMCRNQQVLVVGGGNSAGQAVMHFSQYAKQVTMIVRGSTLASTLSKYLIDRILNAANVEVLFNAQVTRLDGEGSLQQVEITDCSENLVRTIDTQYLFICIGGVPNTEWAKDTNIVRDEAGYLITGSDLLKNGQLPACWSIDRDPYFLETSVPGSFAAGDVRHGSTKRVASAVGEGAMAVTFVHKFLAEA is encoded by the coding sequence ATGACTAAATTAGATTACCTAGATTCAGCGGAACACCAAAACAAACCTCAAAACCAAGTGCGGCTGTATGGTCAACCCAATCTAGCAGAAGCTTACGAGATCCGCGATTTTCTCAATCGAAGTGTGGTTGAATTTGATTGGGTTGAACTTACAAGCGACGAGGACTGCCATCGAGAATTGGGATTTGCTGCCCTGAACGATCTGCGTTTACCAGTCGTTGAATTTCCAGATGGTACTCGACTGTTTGCACCAACCATTCGTGACATTGCTCAAAGGTTGGGGTGGGTAGCCCAGCCTAAATTCAAAGAATACGATCTTTCGATCTATGGAGCAGGTCCGGCGGGGCTGAGTGCAGCCGTTTATGCAGCTTCTGAGGGGCTGCGGACTGTCCTGATTGAGCGACAAGCCGTTGGAGGGCAAGCTGGAACCAGTTCACTGATTGAAAATTATATGGGGTTTCCTGAAGGAATTCGGGGTGCAGAACTAGCGGAACGAGCGCGTCAGCAGGCGGTTAAATTCGGTGTTGAACTCTTGCTATTGCGTGAAGGAATTAAGGCAGAATTTAGAAACAATCGCATTTATGTCGATATGGCAGACGGCAGCAAAATGATTGCCCGTACCAACATTTGTGCGACAGGTGTAGAGTATCGACGATTAAATTTGCCCAACGAAGATCGTTTTCTGAACCGGGGGCTATTTTATGGCGCGGGTGTGAGTGAAGCGTCCATGTGCCGGAATCAGCAGGTTCTCGTGGTTGGTGGCGGTAATTCAGCAGGTCAAGCCGTCATGCATTTCTCACAGTATGCCAAGCAGGTGACGATGATTGTTCGAGGCAGCACTCTGGCATCTACATTGTCAAAATATTTGATCGATCGCATCCTGAATGCCGCCAATGTTGAGGTGCTTTTTAATGCTCAAGTTACGAGGCTAGATGGTGAGGGCAGCCTACAGCAAGTTGAAATTACGGACTGTAGCGAAAATTTGGTGCGAACTATTGATACTCAATATCTTTTTATCTGTATTGGTGGTGTGCCGAACACAGAGTGGGCAAAAGATACCAACATTGTGAGAGATGAGGCAGGTTATCTGATTACCGGATCGGATTTGCTTAAGAATGGTCAGTTGCCCGCTTGCTGGTCAATTGATCGCGATCCTTATTTTCTTGAAACCAGTGTTCCGGGATCGTTTGCTGCGGGTGACGTGCGGCATGGATCGACCAAGCGAGTTGCTTCAGCAGTCGGAGAAGGGGCAATGGCAGTTACATTTGTCCACAAGTTTCTAGCCGAAGCTTGA
- a CDS encoding DsbA family oxidoreductase, producing the protein MTLTIEMTSDFICPWCLVADTNLQKAITSLSSANAQLGNSVEIQRIWYPFELNPDMPEAGMDRKTYRTNKFGSWEYSQQLDAKTVQAGQANGIEFRYDLMKVTPNTLKAHRLTWFAGNAGKATEMAERILRAYFTEGQDIGDVGTLVNLAAEIGLDSAHVKTFLLSQAGIQEIEALKRQAIAQGIRSVPTICIGKEVLVGGQPTEIFLAALRAATELEKV; encoded by the coding sequence ATGACCTTAACGATCGAAATGACTTCAGATTTTATTTGTCCCTGGTGTTTAGTTGCAGACACCAACTTACAGAAAGCAATAACTTCGTTAAGCTCCGCTAACGCACAACTGGGTAATTCAGTTGAGATTCAGCGCATCTGGTATCCGTTTGAGCTAAACCCAGATATGCCAGAAGCGGGGATGGATCGCAAAACTTACCGCACCAATAAATTTGGCAGTTGGGAATATTCACAACAACTGGATGCCAAAACGGTACAGGCAGGGCAAGCCAACGGTATTGAATTTCGCTACGACTTGATGAAAGTTACTCCCAATACCCTCAAAGCCCACCGATTAACTTGGTTCGCAGGTAATGCGGGCAAAGCAACGGAGATGGCAGAACGGATTCTGAGAGCCTATTTCACAGAAGGTCAGGATATTGGTGATGTTGGTACGCTGGTAAATCTCGCTGCTGAAATTGGTTTAGATTCAGCGCACGTCAAAACATTTCTTCTTTCACAAGCAGGGATTCAAGAAATTGAAGCATTGAAACGTCAAGCGATCGCTCAAGGAATTCGGAGTGTTCCCACCATCTGCATTGGCAAGGAAGTGTTAGTGGGGGGGCAGCCTACCGAGATTTTTCTCGCTGCCCTGCGTGCTGCAACAGAATTAGAGAAGGTTTAA
- a CDS encoding thioredoxin domain-containing protein: protein MNSANDSNQLAIPVGQRDHIQGAETAVITLVEYGSYACPNCAAAQTVIQQLQQQLGEQLRIVFRHFPQVNLYPEAQHASEAAEAAAAQGKFWQMHDYLLTHQHALNNGNLVKYALTIGLDVNHFLHQMRRDVHLERVHEDIASGIQSGVSRTPTFFINGIRLNGEWNPETLKSEISKVFLQG, encoded by the coding sequence GTGAATTCAGCAAATGATTCTAATCAACTGGCAATTCCAGTAGGACAGCGTGACCACATCCAGGGAGCAGAGACCGCAGTGATAACCTTAGTGGAATATGGCAGTTATGCCTGTCCAAATTGTGCAGCGGCTCAAACCGTAATTCAACAACTTCAGCAGCAGCTAGGAGAACAGCTACGGATTGTATTTCGCCATTTTCCACAAGTCAATCTTTACCCGGAAGCTCAACACGCATCTGAAGCGGCTGAAGCCGCCGCCGCCCAAGGTAAATTTTGGCAAATGCATGACTATTTATTGACTCATCAACATGCTTTGAATAACGGCAATTTAGTAAAGTATGCTTTGACAATAGGATTGGATGTTAATCATTTTCTACATCAAATGAGACGAGATGTTCATTTAGAGCGAGTGCATGAAGACATAGCGAGTGGAATACAAAGTGGAGTCAGTCGTACACCGACTTTCTTTATTAATGGGATTCGACTAAATGGTGAATGGAACCCAGAAACTTTAAAATCAGAAATTTCAAAAGTATTCTTGCAAGGATAA
- a CDS encoding response regulator transcription factor, which yields MNPEPQPLRILIADDHPVVRDGLAAILNKQPGMTVVAQAGDGLEAVEQFRLHQPDVAIVDLRMPEMGGAEVVATVRAEFPNACFIMLTVYDGDEDIYQGFRAGAKAYLLKDTPCHELVEVIRAVCTGAQHIPNSLTSKLASRLSMSELSDRERQVLTLMTDGKNNREIGEAIGISESTVRFHVSNLMSKLGVSDRTHAVVTALKRGIIKL from the coding sequence ATGAACCCTGAGCCTCAACCCCTTCGGATCTTAATTGCTGACGATCACCCCGTAGTCCGCGACGGGCTAGCGGCAATTCTTAACAAGCAGCCAGGTATGACCGTCGTTGCTCAGGCGGGTGATGGGCTAGAAGCCGTCGAGCAATTTCGTTTGCATCAGCCTGATGTGGCAATTGTAGACTTGCGGATGCCGGAAATGGGCGGGGCTGAGGTCGTTGCGACCGTCCGGGCTGAGTTTCCCAACGCCTGTTTTATTATGCTCACGGTCTACGATGGGGATGAGGACATTTACCAGGGATTTCGGGCTGGAGCCAAAGCCTATCTGCTCAAAGATACCCCCTGTCATGAGTTAGTTGAAGTGATTCGTGCCGTTTGTACTGGAGCGCAGCATATTCCCAATTCACTCACTTCTAAACTGGCTTCTCGCCTCAGTATGTCAGAGTTGAGCGATCGCGAACGTCAGGTTTTAACGCTCATGACGGACGGTAAAAATAATCGCGAGATCGGTGAAGCCATTGGCATTTCGGAGAGTACTGTGCGATTTCATGTGTCTAATTTGATGAGTAAGTTGGGAGTGAGCGATCGCACTCATGCTGTCGTAACAGCCCTAAAACGCGGAATCATCAAGCTATAA
- a CDS encoding GAF domain-containing protein: MNSSDSPTTASQSVPSTKLEQQVQQLQEEIAQLRQENEQLRQQKETEFSIEIVNQQQKTTQQQTQALEKANPELWKPDRLLEITAIAASALLTIENFDEAVKTALQTLGEGLETDRVTVIENFTLPSKELPGWKVLYEWNSPHTIAQIFDLNTSQGCYEEIRDWHDLFCQGQPVSCQIEQMPEPFRGKQAAIGVKAFYLVPIFVEGKWWGVLGLDDCREAKHRTLAELAVLKIAANCIGSAIQRDRTQKAMLQAEQARSQELERLNIQLQQSLDHLSESEERFRTLFELSSEGFHYMEIDPPCPVTLPIEKQCEWLYNSIHVVKANPAFAAMYGVDHPNELIGLKNSDVHAPGSEKNALFIRGTIESGYRFRNLETEEIDRQGRLRYFLNSGVYTIQDGYLVNAWGTQIDITELRETQQALLEAEQARSQELERLNTELQQTLDRLSESEERYRTLFEISSEGIFRVEYDPPIPLHLPIEEQIDLYYRSLCVAEGNATYAAMYGFDDAESIVGLRLSDIDVSTSQQNQSFMRALIESRYQLRNAETEEIDRYGNPRYFLNNITTIIKDGCAIGGWASQLDITELRLAQQALLQAEQDRVAELAKANDALKQTVDALATETDLNRFLGHVLKVIAEQLDATLTEYWYHPKPDNIAYVGLTYWQEKILKPEEQSGHVGLFGYPVPPEMIQQDSPHHRRRYFITEDIASSEVHSRIAHEYGLDAGAWYQSRGVNRFLNMPLILGDRTIGALIVFLPSDRHFTEQQIELTYALAQQVTLAIQLTRLAEEAKQAAILEDRNRMAREIHDTLAQSFAGILMQLQAATLNLIDDPEQVIVHLKRASNLTREGLAEARRSVSLLLQEDAAYSDLLSSLHQLIEQMRCNTDVPISVNVEGTPYPLNPEVGMHLFRMVQESLNNALRHADPSTIQINLSYATQKVSLCIQDDGCGFDLEQPTNGFGLKGMQQRADLLNAQLQINSQIGTGTEVHITAPTHPS; this comes from the coding sequence ATGAACTCATCTGATTCTCCTACGACGGCATCTCAATCTGTTCCTTCGACAAAGCTAGAACAACAAGTTCAACAATTACAAGAAGAGATCGCTCAACTGCGGCAAGAGAATGAGCAGTTACGTCAGCAGAAGGAGACAGAATTTTCTATCGAGATCGTCAATCAACAACAAAAGACAACTCAGCAACAGACTCAAGCGCTAGAGAAAGCCAATCCGGAATTGTGGAAACCCGATCGCCTGTTAGAAATTACAGCGATTGCTGCCAGCGCTCTACTGACGATCGAGAACTTTGATGAGGCGGTTAAGACTGCTCTACAAACCCTTGGCGAAGGTTTAGAAACCGATCGCGTGACTGTGATCGAGAACTTTACTCTTCCATCTAAAGAATTACCTGGTTGGAAGGTGCTGTATGAGTGGAACTCACCCCATACAATCGCCCAGATTTTTGATTTGAATACGTCGCAGGGATGCTATGAGGAAATTCGAGATTGGCATGACTTGTTTTGCCAAGGGCAACCCGTTAGCTGCCAGATTGAGCAAATGCCAGAACCTTTTCGGGGCAAGCAAGCGGCGATCGGAGTCAAAGCGTTTTACCTCGTACCGATCTTTGTTGAGGGCAAATGGTGGGGGGTATTGGGACTGGACGACTGCCGTGAGGCAAAGCATCGTACTCTAGCAGAACTGGCAGTCTTGAAAATTGCTGCTAATTGTATTGGCAGTGCCATTCAACGCGATCGCACCCAAAAAGCAATGTTGCAAGCCGAGCAAGCCCGATCGCAAGAACTCGAACGCCTCAACATCCAACTCCAGCAATCGCTCGATCACCTCTCGGAATCCGAAGAACGGTTTCGGACTCTATTTGAGTTGAGCAGCGAAGGATTCCACTACATGGAGATTGACCCGCCTTGTCCAGTCACCTTACCTATCGAGAAACAATGTGAATGGCTATATAACAGCATTCACGTGGTTAAAGCCAATCCTGCCTTTGCTGCCATGTATGGTGTAGACCATCCTAATGAGTTAATTGGCTTGAAAAATTCCGATGTACATGCTCCAGGTTCAGAGAAAAATGCGCTCTTTATTCGAGGCACAATAGAAAGTGGATACCGCTTTCGTAACTTGGAAACAGAGGAAATTGATCGGCAGGGACGGCTACGCTACTTCCTCAACAGTGGAGTTTATACCATCCAGGATGGCTATTTGGTGAATGCTTGGGGTACTCAGATTGATATCACCGAACTGCGAGAGACACAACAAGCCTTACTCGAAGCCGAGCAAGCCCGATCGCAAGAACTCGAACGCCTCAACACCGAATTACAACAAACGCTCGATCGTCTCTCTGAATCGGAAGAACGCTACCGCACCTTATTTGAAATCAGCAGCGAAGGAATTTTTCGGGTTGAATATGATCCACCAATTCCGTTGCATTTGCCGATTGAAGAACAGATTGATTTGTACTATCGCAGCTTATGTGTTGCTGAAGGGAATGCCACCTATGCAGCAATGTATGGCTTTGACGACGCTGAATCCATTGTTGGACTGCGTTTGAGTGATATAGATGTTTCCACATCACAGCAAAATCAGTCTTTCATGAGAGCTTTGATCGAAAGTCGCTATCAACTTCGTAACGCTGAAACAGAAGAAATCGATCGTTACGGCAACCCACGCTATTTCCTCAACAACATCACCACAATCATTAAAGATGGCTGTGCGATCGGCGGTTGGGCATCACAACTCGATATTACCGAACTGCGGTTGGCACAACAGGCCCTCCTGCAAGCGGAGCAAGATCGCGTCGCAGAACTGGCAAAAGCGAATGATGCACTCAAGCAAACCGTTGATGCCTTAGCAACAGAGACTGACCTCAATCGCTTTTTAGGACATGTGCTTAAAGTGATTGCAGAGCAACTAGATGCAACGCTCACTGAATACTGGTATCATCCAAAACCTGATAACATTGCTTACGTTGGACTGACCTACTGGCAAGAAAAGATCCTCAAGCCGGAAGAGCAATCGGGTCATGTTGGCTTGTTTGGCTATCCGGTTCCGCCGGAGATGATTCAGCAAGACAGTCCGCATCATCGCCGGAGGTACTTCATTACTGAAGATATTGCCAGCAGTGAAGTTCATAGCCGAATTGCTCATGAGTATGGGTTAGATGCAGGAGCCTGGTATCAATCGCGTGGGGTGAACCGTTTTCTCAATATGCCGTTGATTCTGGGTGACAGAACGATCGGGGCACTGATCGTCTTTCTTCCAAGCGATCGCCACTTCACTGAGCAACAAATTGAACTCACCTATGCCCTAGCTCAACAAGTAACGCTGGCAATTCAATTGACACGGTTGGCAGAAGAGGCAAAACAAGCGGCGATCCTTGAAGATCGTAATCGCATGGCGCGTGAAATTCACGATACGCTGGCTCAAAGCTTTGCCGGAATCCTCATGCAACTGCAAGCAGCCACTCTTAACCTGATCGATGACCCAGAACAAGTCATTGTTCACCTAAAACGAGCCAGCAATCTCACGCGAGAAGGATTGGCAGAAGCCCGCCGTTCAGTATCGCTGCTGCTGCAAGAAGACGCGGCTTACAGCGATTTATTATCCTCTCTCCATCAACTGATTGAGCAGATGAGGTGCAATACTGATGTCCCTATCTCAGTTAACGTTGAAGGGACTCCTTATCCGCTAAATCCAGAAGTGGGAATGCACCTATTTCGCATGGTTCAAGAGTCTCTAAACAACGCGCTTCGTCATGCTGACCCATCTACGATTCAGATTAATCTCTCGTATGCTACACAGAAAGTATCGCTGTGTATTCAAGATGATGGGTGTGGGTTTGACCTAGAGCAGCCGACCAACGGCTTTGGCTTAAAGGGAATGCAGCAACGGGCAGACCTACTGAATGCTCAATTGCAGATCAATAGCCAAATCGGTACAGGAACTGAAGTTCATATCACAGCCCCTACCCATCCAAGCTAA
- a CDS encoding four-helix bundle copper-binding protein, whose amino-acid sequence MTTAQSHQSLLETCIQNCLDCLRECETCADACLSGDMVQMMAQYIKLCRDCADTCDICARFMARNSDLHAQLCQVCAEASARCAAECEKHDHNHCRRCAASCRRCAESCRQMATAMA is encoded by the coding sequence ATGACTACCGCCCAGTCCCATCAATCGCTGCTTGAAACTTGTATCCAAAACTGTCTGGATTGCTTACGTGAATGTGAAACCTGTGCTGATGCTTGTTTGAGTGGTGACATGGTGCAGATGATGGCGCAGTACATTAAGCTCTGTCGTGATTGTGCCGATACTTGTGATATTTGCGCTCGGTTTATGGCTCGCAACTCTGATTTGCACGCTCAGCTGTGTCAAGTCTGTGCTGAAGCGAGCGCACGCTGTGCCGCTGAGTGCGAGAAGCATGACCATAACCACTGTCGTCGCTGTGCAGCATCCTGTCGTCGTTGTGCAGAGTCTTGCCGTCAAATGGCAACTGCAATGGCATAA
- a CDS encoding FAD-dependent oxidoreductase: MSFDYDLFVIGAGPGGLAAAERAAHYGARVAIAERDQVGGTCVVHGCVPEKMMTYAAGFSHILQNADEYGWNKVPRQFDWSKFAQTRDENINHLSQVHVHHLQTAGVELMYGDATFLNPHTLKLGDHQITANKVLIAVGARSVTPDIPGINDAITMRELLELKQQPDHLAIIGSNHIATKFAGIMNGLVCKVTQIVAEEYILPNCDLDLRTTVQTGMIRQGIQVLNNTHVSSIEQVQEGLQLEFTGTATDAITVNTVVYATDRVANIDRLNLEAAGVEVQQGAIVINDYGRTTQPHIFAVGDCTPRPQWTPAAIAAGRAFADFEFGKQPHIVSFAGIPYVVATMPEAATIGLTETQAREKLGESVRCYRKTFQPLFNLIGEAEQEAMLKLVVDSNSDRVLGVHMVGECAAEVIQMLAPALKAGVTKQHFDESLGIHPSVGEEFFTLK, encoded by the coding sequence ATGAGTTTTGATTACGATTTGTTTGTGATCGGAGCAGGTCCCGGTGGGCTAGCCGCAGCGGAACGGGCTGCTCATTACGGCGCACGAGTAGCGATCGCCGAACGTGACCAGGTAGGAGGAACCTGTGTGGTGCATGGCTGTGTGCCTGAAAAGATGATGACCTATGCTGCCGGATTTTCTCATATTTTGCAAAACGCCGACGAATACGGATGGAATAAAGTACCGCGTCAGTTTGATTGGTCAAAATTTGCCCAAACGCGAGATGAAAATATTAATCACTTGAGTCAAGTTCACGTCCATCATCTGCAAACGGCAGGGGTTGAGTTGATGTATGGCGATGCCACATTCTTAAATCCGCATACCCTCAAGTTGGGCGATCACCAGATCACGGCAAACAAAGTTTTGATTGCTGTTGGTGCAAGAAGCGTTACACCCGATATACCGGGTATCAATGATGCAATTACGATGCGCGAATTGCTGGAGCTGAAGCAACAACCCGATCACCTAGCTATCATCGGCAGCAATCACATTGCCACTAAATTTGCTGGCATTATGAATGGGCTAGTTTGCAAGGTGACTCAGATTGTGGCAGAAGAGTATATCTTACCGAATTGCGATCTTGATCTGCGTACCACTGTGCAAACAGGAATGATCCGGCAAGGAATTCAGGTTCTCAATAACACTCATGTGAGCAGCATTGAACAGGTGCAAGAGGGCTTGCAATTAGAGTTTACTGGTACTGCTACAGATGCTATTACAGTCAATACTGTTGTCTATGCAACTGATCGCGTTGCCAATATCGATCGCTTGAACCTGGAAGCCGCAGGGGTTGAAGTTCAGCAAGGTGCGATCGTTATTAATGACTATGGCCGAACCACTCAGCCTCATATCTTCGCAGTGGGTGACTGTACGCCTCGTCCGCAATGGACTCCTGCCGCAATTGCTGCTGGTCGCGCCTTTGCTGATTTTGAATTTGGCAAGCAGCCCCATATAGTCAGTTTTGCAGGAATTCCCTATGTGGTTGCTACCATGCCCGAAGCTGCAACAATTGGTTTGACTGAAACACAGGCTAGAGAAAAGCTGGGTGAATCAGTGCGTTGTTACCGTAAGACGTTTCAACCTTTATTCAACTTAATTGGTGAAGCAGAACAGGAAGCCATGCTCAAGCTAGTGGTTGATAGCAATTCTGATCGCGTGTTGGGTGTTCACATGGTGGGTGAGTGTGCTGCCGAAGTCATTCAGATGTTGGCACCCGCGCTCAAGGCAGGCGTGACGAAACAACATTTTGATGAGTCATTGGGAATTCACCCTTCGGTGGGTGAAGAATTTTTCACTTTAAAGTGA